One Rhizoctonia solani chromosome 1, complete sequence DNA window includes the following coding sequences:
- a CDS encoding AMP binding enzyme codes for MADLDSAKLLWTPEGTHETRTAQFMRKVNAKYGLSLSSYDQLWSWSTENIAEFWDLVWEDTNIIGDRGPYVIDRSALPADNPEWFIGSQVNWAENALWCRSPDKIAIIEAVEPTPDLASSPLREITYAELYTKVADIVSALIEHGVNKGDRVASYSSNCIETAVVCLATAAIGALWVSAAADFGPDGVLERFEQVKPKIIFAVNSVSYNGKRHPHVPKLKSLLAGLQERKSESPKVVIIDTTRGTSSNSDLDQSWENWESFAARGASSKAGRNEKGEIIWTRVDFNHPLWIMFSSGTTGKPKPIVHRTGGMLIQSRKELSICADMKPSDVFFYYTTTGWMMYQFLMGGLGVGCTILLYDGSPLRDPSCLWRMADECKITIFGTSAKYLDQLAKGYKPREHHDLSSVRHIYSTGSPLAPQQFDYVYEHISKNVLLGSITGGTDICRSVLSPSLVNRLDFGHYLDMEQMKKWHMAHGDYVRITTNGGVVMLGRSDGVLNPGGIRFGSSEIYEVLDRSFSAGAQPLILDSLVIGQSIQGGADERVILFVKLPEGETLSDDLRKRIREEIRKKRSPRHCPEKILQVHGEIPHTLNGKRVEVPVKRIINGALKSTINPATLRNPECLDEFVKYGQELRAETLVIPSEYTSFIPFGIIVSIMTFIILTTLIFLARAQRNFMIAQVRSELLFVGLLGFMWFALGLYTSTGVLADIEVECTDGDEDGEWDPSEALLAQYRVVKGFAFFNAILLLAYVLFLLIMCIRHHNAGRKQVWTSRVPTFPWFFFGPVKPGQSQEKRTAATSALPAPVTAAPRRAAHHNSRPTHVSRPSEQPLLADLSHLQPGESRMVYIPPPQPGANRYGAATVGRSGSKQSTSSSTRPLMGGNLSRDPSKSTTTSSRTDPYTPAYAPRRAGSGATRASSSRPPRTTTGAEGGLSRAGTGGSSRPGVSRSGTTETRPGVSRSGTAETRRGTTDTIVFVGASIVLGICAYLTSRLFSTGIHDFLIFSLVVSAFTIVIFVLLALRSQPRIDAAVLFILVVLWLTMGAYSQDVIGHVFCYSLRGNTIPAKNDTTMSAEKYCRQMKTVLAFSWANFVFLTLWLVGLLTVIIKIYARGNRDIWGNSMSEVSILTERPINKTGDYPIAGDYPMGTSTNLPNAPGQTFVYYPSPPNISGPLQPQVIQQQPGHSVIIRNGQVTQVPGSVVFRVFAAVFVGSIVVLALSAYLASVLFSTDIHDFLIFSLVVSVASLVIILALSQRSQPRIEAWVLFIIAVLWLTMGAYSQDVIGYQRCYAMRGQTVPTSNNATMSAESYCRQMKVVYPCLLMGDFRAAYYLVDHIAVVVDKLYASGDHDIWTGPMSDVMMPGEDPIPKPEPEAYPPRGRGVSPRPPSAHRQPYQYPYYSNPPSTSGSIHRQQLVQQLPGHSVVVQNGRVHQVAGSVISA; via the exons ATGGCAGACCTGGACAGTGCAAAACTTCTATGGACACCCGAAGGTACACACGAGACGCGAACAGCTCAGTTTATGCGCAAAGTCAACGCCAAATATGGACTTTCTTTAAGTAGCTATGACCAACTTTGGTCATGGTCGACCGAGAACATTGCGGAATTTTGGGACTTGGTGTGGGAGGACACCAATATTATTGGAGACCGAGGCCCATAT GTTATTGATAGAAGTGCTTTGCCGGCAGACAATCCAGAATGGTTCATCGGCTCACAGGTCAACTGGGCGGAGAACGCGCTTTGGTGCCGCTCTCCAGACAAGATTGCTATTATAGAGGCAG TCGAACCCACTCCGGACCTTGCCAGTTCCCCACTTCGTGAAATAACATATGCCGAACTTTACACGAAGGTAGCCGATATCGTCTCTGCGCTTATCGAGCATGGCGTGAACAAAGGGGATAGGGTTGCATCCTATTCATCTAATTGTATC GAAACGGCCGTTGTTTGCCTGGCCACCGCGGCAATTGGCGCTTTATGGGTTAGCGCTGCAGCTGATTTTGGACCTGACGGAGTGCTTGAGAG ATTCGAGCAGGTCAAACCCAAGATTATATTTGCCGTCAACTCTGTATC GTATAATGGAAAACGCCACCCCCATGTCCCTAAGCTGAAGTCGCTCTTGGCTGGGCTGCAGGAAAGGAAATCGGAATCACCTAAAGTTGTCATAATTGACACCACGCGCGGTACCTCTTCGAATTCCGACCTGGATCAGTCATGGGAGAATTGGGAGTCGTTTGCTGCACGAGGTGCCTCCTCAAAGGCTGGGCGGAATGAGAAGGGAGAAATCATTTGGACCCGAGTCGATTTCAACCACCCCTTATGGATCATGTTTAGCTCCGGAACTACAG GCAAACCAAAGCCAATTGTTCATCGTACCGGCGGCATGCTCATCCAATCTCGCAAGGAATTATCGATTTGTGCTGACATGAAGCCCAGTGATGTGTTTTTCTATTATACCACAAC TGGAT GGATGATGTATCAATTCCTCATGGGTGGTCTCGGCGTGGGATGCACGATTCTACTGTACGATGGAAGCCCCTTGCGGGACCCATCGTGCCTTTGGCGGATGGCAGATGAATGCAAGATCACTATTTTTGGGACTAG TGCCAAATACCTTGACCAACTTGCG AAAGGGTATAAACCCCGAGAACATCACGACCTCTCCAGTGTACGACACATATATTCGACTGGCTCTCCCCTGGCACCCCAACAGTTTGACTACGTTTATGAGCATATATCTAAGAATGTGCTCTTGGGCTCTATCACAG GTGGCACAGATATTTGCAG GTCTGTGTTAAGCCCTTCCCTTGTCAACCGGCTGGATTTTGGCCACTACCTGGATATGGAACAGATGAAGAAGT GGCATATGGC ACATGGCGACTACGTTCGTATCACTACGAACGGTGGAGTTGTTATGTTGG GTCGTAGCGATGGTGTTCTCAACCCTGGAGGGATTCGATTTGGGTCGAGCGAAATCTATGAAGTCTTGGACCGGAGTTTCTCGGCAGGTGCCCAGCCCCTTATTCTCGACTCCTTAGTCATAGGACAGTCTATCCAAGGAGGCGCAGACGAACGCGTGATATTATTTGTCAAACTGCCCGAAGGTGAAACGCTTTCGGACGACTTGCGCAAGCGTATCCGAGAGGAAATTCGGAAAAAGCGCAGTCCGAGGCATTGCCCCGAAAAG ATTTTACAGGTACACGGAGAAATTCCGCACACgttgaatggaaaacg GGTTGAAGTTCCTGTCAAAAGGATCATTAATGGGGCGCTCAAGTCCACTATCAATCCAGCAACTCTTAGAAATCCTGAGTGTCTTGATGAGTTTGTGAAATATGGTCAAGAGCTAAGAGCTGAA ACACTCGTGATACCTAGCGAATACA CGAGCTTCATTCCTTTCGGCATAATTGTATCGATTATGACTTTTATTATTTTGACTACCCT CATTTTCCTCGCTCGTGCTCAAAGAAATTTTATGATAGCTCAAGTACGATCGGAGCTTCTCTTTGTCGGCCTGCTTGGGTTTATGTGGTTTG CACTTGGCTTGTACACATCCACTGGCGTCTTGGCAGATATCGAGGTCGAATGTACTGATGGAGACGAAGATGGAGAGTGGG ATCCTTCTGAGGCCTTGCTCGCCCAGTACCGAGTCGTAAAA GGATTTGCCTTCTTCAACGCAATTTTATTGCTAGCATACGTTCTCTTCCTGCTGATAATGTGTATTCGACACCACAATGCCGGTCGCAAACAAGTTTGGACATCCCGA GTACCAACGTTCCCTTGGTTCTTCTTTGGGCCAGTCAAACCGGGCCAATCCCAAGAAAAACGTACTGCAGCTACTTCCGCTCTCCCTGCCCCTGTTACTGCCGCTCCTCGCCGTGCCGCCCATCATAATTCTCGCCCGACCCATGTATCCCGTCCTTCAGAACAGCCACTGTTGGCCGATTTGTCTCATCTGCAACCAGGCGAATC GCGCATGGTATACATTCCTCCCCCTCAACCCGGAGCGAATCGCTATGGTGCGGCCACTGTAGGACGCTCCGGATCTAAGCAGAGCACTTCTTCATCGACTAGACCTCTCATGGGCGGTAACTTATCGCGCGACCCATCCAAGTCAACAACTACCTCCTCGAGAACAGACCCTTATACTCCAGCTTATGCTCCAAGACGAGCTGGCTCTGGAGCCACGCGAGCAAGCTCGAGCAGACCTCCAAGGACCACGACTGGTGCAGAAGGTGGCCTATCTCGTGCAGGTACAGGCGGCTCCTCCCGACCTGGAGTATCTAGGTCGGGTACTACAGAAACCCGACCCGGGGTCTCCAGGTCTGGTACCGCAGAGACTCGACGTGGGACTACGGACA CCATCGTATTTGTGGGAGCGAGTATTGTGCTTGGGATATG CGCATACCTCACCAGTCGTTTGTTTTCTACTGGCATTC ATGactttctcattttctcttTG GTTGTATCTGCATTCACCATCGTTATCTTTGTATTATTGGCTCTGCGTTCtcaaccaaggatagatGCAGCAGTCTTGTTCATACTGGTTG TACTATGGCTTACGATGGGAGCATACTCACAAGATGTAATCGG TCACGTATTTTGTTATTCGTTGAGAGGGAACACAATTCCAGCAAAGAACGACACAACTA TGTCCGCGGAAAAGTACTGCCGCCAAATGAAG ACTGTCCTCGCCTTCTCATGGGCAAATTTCGTGTTTC TTACCCTATGGCTAGTTGGACTACTCACCGTTATCATCAAAATCTATGCAAGGGGGAACCGTGATATTTGGGGAAACTCTATGTCTGAAGTCTCAATCTTGACAGAGAGGCCTATCAATAAAACAGGAGACTATCCCATAGCAGGGGATTACCCCATGGGCACCAGCACCAATCTGCCTAATGCACCCGGACAAACATTTGTGTATTACCCAAGTCCTCCAAACATAAGCGGGCCTCTTCAACCCCAG GTTATTCAACAG CAACCTGGGCACTCGGTCATCATCCGAAATGGCCAAGTCACCCAAGTCCCTGGGAGCGTTGT GTTTCGCGTGTTTG CTGCCGTCTTTGTGGGCTCTATTGTTGTGCTTGCATTATC TGCTTACCTCGCTAGTGTCCTGTTTTCCACCGATATCC ATGACTTCCTTATATTCTCTTTG GTTGTTTCTGTAGCCAGTCTAGTTATAATTTTGGCGCTTTCCCAACGTTCCCAACCAAGGATCGAGGCATGGGTTCTATTTATAATAGCTG TGCTATGGTTAACAATGGGAGCGTATTCCCAAGACGTGATTGG CTATCAACGCTGCTATGCTATGAGAGGACAAACGGTTCCAACAAGTAATAATGCGACGA TGTCTGCAGAAAGCTACTGTCGCCAAATGAAGGTTG TCTACCCTTGCCTTCTCATGGGCGATTTTCGTGCTGC TTACTATTTGGTGGATCATATTGCTGTTGTCGTTGACAAACTCTACGCAAGCGGAGACCATGACATTTGGACTGGCCCTATGTCCGACGTTATGATGCCCGGCGAGGATCCTATTCCTAAGCCAGAACCGGAAGCTTATCCTCCTAGGGGTAGGGGCGTCAGCCCACGGCCTCCTAGTGCACATAGGCAACCATATCAGTACCCATACTATTCAAATCCCCCCAGTACCAGCGGTTCTATCCATCGTCAGCAG CTCGTTCAACAG CTACCCGGACACTCGGTCGTCGTACAAAATGGGCGCGTTCATCAGGTCGCAGGGAGCGTTATATCTGCTTAA
- a CDS encoding RFX-like transcription factor daf-19: MASPSLSMLAAVPFEHTHFTPSHSRSASAASNSSTFMSHEDLFFQHRHPHIAPTHTRHSSGASQSTSYSLGASLHTPADSPPSMANYKNHISRSTHIRRARAASSPYGRDDGMLSGSESLRSSSSEAEDMTAAFFAPPDYGNMFVEPQGISPEAMQAAAGFGQMTLGPTQQLEQLAANVRAATTTSASDRAKQIFVQAWLTANYAPYADGNVPRQGLYNSYRNICDVHGIPHINTATLGKAIRLCFPAIKTRRLGVRGNSKYHYCGIRPVTATEVAFLQEFIRKSNQQAQLAMSMLEPAPAPRQTSLNLGVETKSGLSASLDDKTPTTNTLLSAAQGSRKPTDAYTPAQIRSRKNTVNDDTATPSTTIPKDTTPYVVPQTMPLIEEALGPNASVTSPQNVAAREVWRWFEAHLDGLMESVRTFRFDQFEIHLRTFWAGLSGDHREVVHAPAVAGLMAKADAMVYDEILELLRSQVLAPIPPQALTSLHLLVALENFGSTFVEPKVELGARFGHLILRFLDIFQVTQALSSVLTNPKQLSDMRRSWRDIDFESVRNQSALVCNCRHEDLVQLLEVDFTTLLDSLAASSEPVRDVMAWADGCCERLMGARTNGQERATMSSRSVLIRWQYVTSQIMRDLTIRSDPAFGAFQILKLFMDDWIALNVLRTVALSTNSVAASVEPVIQQQFFTMADQDTLAPPDFANAMDSRMQNHLTPTTSSMLAALNDSFPASLDASASVFHHNGPYDNMGFGQSGFDMASAFSQDSVPHPPSSSGSPEPSSAIQEGVKNENPVA; the protein is encoded by the exons ATGGCCTCGCCGTCGCTTTCGATGCTTGCCGCTGTACCATTTGAGCACACGCACTTTACCCCTTCACATTCACGCTCTGCATCTGCAGCGTCCAACTCGTCGACCTTCATGTCGCACGAAGATCTGTTCTTCCAGCACCGCCACCCGCACATCGCACCGACCCATACCCGCCACTCTTCCGGCGCTTCGCAATCTACTTCGTACTCTCTCGGCGCCAGCCTCCACACACCGGCCGACTCGCCTCCGTCTATGGCCAACTACAAGAACCACATTTCTCGCTCGACCCATATACGTCGTGCACGTGCTGCATCCTCTCCATACGGCCGGGACGATGGTATGCTGTCTGGCTCCGAGTCCCTCCGCTCGTCATCGAGCGAGGCAGAGGACATGACCGCCGCCTTCTTTGCGCCACCTGATTACGGAAACATGTTTGTCGAACCACAGGGCATCAGTCCCGAGGCCATGCAGGCCGCCGCCGGCTTTGGCCAGATGACCCTCGGCCCTACCCAGCAGCTCGAGCAGCTCGCCGCCAACGTCCGCGCAGCCACCACTACCAGTGCATCCGACCGTGCCAAGCAGATTTTTGTTCAGGCCTG gCTCACCGCCAACTATGCTCCCTACGCAGACGGCAATGTCCCCCGCCAGGGCCTCTACAACTCCTACCGCAACATTTGCGATGTCCACGGCATCCCCCACATCAACACTGCCACTCTGGGCAAGGCAATCCGTCTCTGCTTCCCTGCTATCAAGACGCGTCGTCTGGGTGTTCGCGGAAACAGCAAGTACCACT ACTGTGGCATCCGTCCGGTGACCGCTACCGAGGTCGCATTCTTGCAAGAGTTCATCCGCAAATCCAACCAGCAAGCCCAGCTCGCCATGTCCATGC TCGAACCCGCTCCTGCTCCCCGCCAAACCTCTCTTAACCTCGGTGTCGAAACCAAGTCCGGCCTCAGTGCTTCGCTCGATGACAAGACACCCACGACCAACACACTGCTCTCTGCTGCTCAAGGCTCGCGTAAACCTACGGATGCGTACACTCCGGCCCAAATTCGCAGCCGAAAGAATACTGTCAATGATGATACAGCCACGCCTTCTACTACGATACCCAAAGACACGACTCCCTACGTTGTGCCTCAAACCATGCCTCT CATCGAAGAGGCACTTGGCCCAAATGCGTCCGTTACATCCCCTCAAAATGTAGCTGCGCGTGAAGTTTGGCGTTGGTTCGAGGCTCATCTTGACGGGCTCATGGAAAGCGTACGCACCTTCCGATTCGACCAGTTCGAAATCCATTTGCGCACGTTCTGGGCTGGATTGAGCGGAGATCACCGTGAAGTTGTGCATGCGCCTGCGGTAGCCGGGCTGATGGCCAAGGCTGATGCAATGGTTTACGAT GAAATCCTTGAGTTGCTCAGATCCCAAGTACTGGCCCCCATCCCACCCCAGGCGCTCACTAGCTTGC ATCTGCTCGTTGCTTTGGAAAACTTTGGTTCCACCTTTGTTGAGCCCAAAGTCGAGTTGGGCGCTCGCTTTGGTCACCTCATTC TTCGGTTCTTGGACATTTTCCAAGTCACACAGGCGTTGTCGTCGGTTCTTACGAATCCCAAGCAACTGTCTGATATGAGACGATCATGGCGCGACATTGACTTTGAGTCCGTCCGTAATCAGTCTGCACTTGTATGCAACTGCCGTCACGAAGACCTCGTTCAATTGCTCGAGGTTGACTTTACGACTTTGCTTGACAGCCTCGCGGCCTCTTCGGAGCCCGTTCGCGATGTCATGGCCTGGGCTGACGGCTGCTGTGAGCGTTTGATGGGCGCACGCACCAACGGACAAGAGCGAGCGACAATGAGCTCTCGTAGTGTTCTCATTCGCTGGCAGTATGTCACAAGTCAAATCATGCGTGACCTG ACTATTCGAAGTGACCCCGCCTTTGGCGCGTTCCAGATCTTGAAGCTGTTTATGGA TGATTGGATTGCCCTTAATGTTTTGCGCACGGTGGCACTGTCCACCAACTCGGTGGCTGCGTCTGTAGAGCCCGTTATTCAGCAACAGTTTTTCACGATGGCCGACCAGGATACCCTCGCCCCGCCCGACTTTGCCAACGCCATGGATTCGCGCATGCAGAACCATTTGACACCCACGACTTCGAGCATGCTCGCTGCGCTCAACGACAGCTTCCCCGCTAGCCTCGATGCTTCGGCCTCTGTATTCCATCATAATGGGCCCTACGATAATATGGGATTCGGCCAATC CGGATTCGATATGGCTTCTGCCTTTTCGCAGGACTCGGTTCCCCACCCGCCTTCATCCAGCGGCTCGCCAGAACCTAGCTCTGCCATTCAGGAAGGCGTGAAAAACGAAAACCCGGTGGCCTAG
- a CDS encoding patatin-like phospholipase protein, with protein MPSATTSKKDQKKGANAKSAPTKSAPGAVVTKSGPLVVATTAEDVPKAVGGRPDQAAFNAQQDALKKEIDSVQAQLSVVKEKIASLGKNGPANERRNELKTELDSLRSQQAGAKNSRTRILDELKALQEENQKKIKDLQASKGKVTYKTVQDVDNQIKKLESQVESGSMKIAEEKRALNDITQLKRSRKTVEGFQAEEEAIQANKAKIDELKKELDDPEAKAASERYDAIKKELDDIKKEQDEAYASRNKIYDERNEISGQLDELFQKKRDSNAAWREANDKYYAKIADERARKQERFRKQREEEERQKRREQAQRIREEAEIPAFQVEIEDCQTLIDLFTGKITGAAADNKVSTSKPANGLTGVPELSIRTVEADPSLGVALKKKGEEEENYFVAKKKKAPAGKPNQQQAAKEKEAPAAPKPEDRFHVSFSTLTALGTLSIPPPSSQADVERCIADLQKKRDWYLANQKRVTAEKIAKADAEIAKLEAQAGNGQVPNGNGEQPPEPTHTPAVGGAASAEVPSEVVDEKLEQVKEAEGQE; from the exons ATGCCTTCTGCTACCACTTCGAAAAAGGACCAGAAAAAAGGAGCCAATGCAAAGTCTGCTCCCACCAAGTCCGCGCCTGGTGCTGTTGTTACCAAGTCCGGTCCCCTCGTAGTCGCTACTACTGCTGAAGATGTACCCAAGGCTGTTGGCGGACGACCGGATCAGGCTGCATTCAACGCACAGCAGGATGCCTTGAAAAAGGAAATCGACTCTGTCCAGGCCCAGCTG AGCGTGGTAAAGGAAAAGATCGCGTCTCTCGGCAAAAACGGTCCCGCCAATGAACGTCGCAACGAACTCAAGACCGAACTCGACTCGCTCCGCTCCCAACAGGCTGGTGCAAAAAATAGCCGCACACGCATTCTGGATGAACTCAAAGCCTTGCAGGAGGAAAATCAGAAAAAG ATCAAAGATCTCCAGGCGTCCAAGGGCAAAGTCACGTACAAGACCGTTCAAGATGTTGACAACCAAATCAA GAAACTTGAAAGCCAGGTCGAGAGCGGCAGCATGAAGATTGCTGAGGAGAAACGCGCATTGAACGACATCACCCAGCTCAAGCGCTCGCGCAAGACCGTTGAAGGGTTCCAGGCAGAGGAAGAGGCTATCCAAGCCAACAAGGCCAAGATCGACGAGCTCAAAAAGGAACTCGATGATCCAGAAGCCAAGGCAGCGTCCGAGCGTTACGATGCCATCAAAAAGGAACTCGATGACATCAAGAAGGAGCAGGACGAGGCATATGCGTCGCGCAACAAGATCTATGACGAACGCAATGAAATCAGTGGTCAACTTGACGAGCTTTTCCAGAAGAAGCGTGACTCTAACGCGGCATGGCGTGAAGCCAACGACAAGTACTACGCCAAGATTGCTGACGAGCGCGCGCGTAAGCAGGAGCGTTTCAGGAAGCAgcgggaggaagaggagaggCAGAAGCGCCGCGAGCAAGCTCAACGCATTCGTGAAGAGGCCGAGATTCCTGCATTCCAGGTCGAGATTGAGGATTGTCAGACCCTCATTG ATCTGTTTACTGGAAAGATCACTGGAGCCGCGGCTGATAACAAGGTCTCCACTTCCAAACCTGCCAACGGCCTAACTGGTGTACCTGAACTCTCCATCCGCACTGTCGAGGCTGACCCAAGCCTGGGTGTCgctctaaagaagaaaggtgaagaggaagaaaacTACTTTGTggcaaagaaaaagaaggcgCCTGCTGGCAAACCCAACCAACAGCAGGCGGCAAAGGAGAAAGAGGCTCCTGCTGCACCCAAGCCTGAGGATCGGTTCCACGTTTCGTTTTCGACCCTCACCGCACTCGGAACTTTGTCTATTCCTCCGCCATCGTCGCAAGCAGACGTGGAACGTTGCATTGCTGACTTGCAAAAGAAGCGCGATTGGTACTTGGCTAATCAAAAG CGCGTGACTGCTGAAAAGATCGCCAAAGCGGATGCCGAGATTGCAAAACTCGAAGCTCAGGCTGGCAATGGTCAAGTACCGAATGGAAATGGGGAACAACCGCCCGAGCCAACGCATACTCCTGCGGTCGGAGGTGCGGCCTCGGCGGAGGTCCCCTCGGAAGTTGTTGATGAAAAACTTGAGCAAGTAAAAGAGGCCGAAGGCCAAGAGTAG
- a CDS encoding ribosomal protein L7Ae/L30e/S12e/Gadd45 family — translation MELELDSNFRLELADHTPHYTTMGKTDKAEKKSKKEKPTAVDAVDEEGDVSMAVNEAAAVEVVKEKKSKKEKDEKETIVVPVEELSPIAHPLAGKKLVKKLHKTVKKASKGRQVKRGVKEVVKSIRKGEKGLLILAADITPIDIISHLPVMAEDASIPYIFVASKEELGQASSTKRPTSCVLVCPDAKKKKKKVEGQEGMVESKDDDYRELYDEVFAEVKVLDEQVVY, via the exons ATGGAATTGGAATTGGATTCCAATTTTCGACTTGAACTTGCTGATCACACACCTCACTACACTACAATGGGCAAGACAGACAAGGCAGAGAAGAAGTCCAAGAAAGAGAAGCCCACTGCGGTGGATGCTGTAGACGAAGAGGGTGATGTATCTATGGCTGTAAATGAGGCTGCAGCAGTTGAAGTTGTCAAG GAGAAGAAatcaaagaaagaaaaggatGAGAAGGAAACTATTGTCGTGCCCGTGGAAGAG CTTTCGCCGATTGCCCACCCATTAGCAGGCAAGAAGCTTGTTAAGAAACTCCACAAAACCGTCAAGAAAG CGTCAAAGGGCAGGCAAGTGAAGCGAGGCGTCAAAGAGGTCGTCAAGAGCATAAGAAAGGGGGAGAAGGG GCTATTAATTCTCGCAGCAGATATCACACCAATCGATATCATTTCGCACTTGCCCGTAATGGCTGAGGACGCCTCAATTCCTTACATCTTTGTGGCCTCGAAGGAGGAGCTTGGGCAAGCAAGTTCCACAAAACGACCAACCAGCTGTGTGCTAGTATGTCCTGAtgcgaagaagaagaagaaaaaggtcGAAGGGCAGGAGGGAATGGTTGAGAGCAAGGATGACGATTACAGGGAGCTGTACGACGAGGTATTCGCAGAAGTCAAGGTGCTCGATGAGCAAGTCGTCTACTAG